Proteins co-encoded in one Pan paniscus chromosome 23, NHGRI_mPanPan1-v2.0_pri, whole genome shotgun sequence genomic window:
- the PVALB gene encoding parvalbumin alpha: MSMTDLLNAEDIKKAVGAFSATDSFDHKKFFQMVGLKKKSVDDVKKVFHILDKDKSGFIEEDELGFILKGFSPDARDLSAKETKMLMAAGDKDGDGKIGVDEFSTLVAES, encoded by the exons ATGTCGATGACAGACTTGCTGAACGCTGAGGACATCAAGAAGGCGGTGGGAGCCTTTAGCG CTACCGACTCCTTCGACCACAAAAAGTTCTTCCAAATGGTCGGCCTGAAGAAAAAGAGTGTGGACGATGTGAAGAAGGTGTTTCACATCCTGGACAAGGACAAAAGTGGCTTCATCGAGGAGGATGAGCTGGG ATTCATCCTAAAAGGCTTCTCCCCAGATGCCAGAGACCTGTCTGCTAAAGAAACCAAGATGCTGATGGCTGCTGGAGACAAAGATGGGGATGGCAAAATTGGGGTTGACG